The genomic interval gagattcttagatgtcatattattaagcagaaaaagaacctacattagatttaattacttgggcttaattgttatatccatgagatgacatagattgatttcgagttgtcactctaaaattggggattaattaataattagataattactagttgaatagtggtgaATTCCgaaaccttggtaatttttatctcattgaattctcatttgctttaattgttttcttagtttaattagtttaatttctcttaaaactcaatttagtcaactaggttagaattaatattaattttaaatttaaattagactttttaatttataacaatccctgtgggatcgaccttgttaccactattctatttctagattcgtgcgcttgcgagtatattaaaattttcacaacaccGATCCTAATGATATTGAGGATGATGGAAGTAGAATTTTGGATTACGATGTTTTTGTCTCGGAAAGGGGCGAGAAATTTCTGCTTGAGAATATTAAGTCTTGGGAAAATCCTGACCTGACAGAAAGTTTAAGAAGGTATTTAGGAGTGTGCAAGAGAATTCCAACTTACCCGATTTGGCTCTGGGAACCTGTGGGCCTATTTGAAGTGAAACCTAAGCCAatactaaatttatttcaattctctGGTTCTGGGGGTTGGTCATGTTCAATCTGTCTTAAGGAGATCTCTGGTGGCGTGGAACTTGCAAAGACTGCTTGCTGCTCTGCTGTCTTCCATGAAAATTGCATTTATCAGTTGTTGTCCACCAAGTTTTATTGTCCTTTATGTCGAGCTAGTTGTTGGTAACCAAgtgttttcttttcctttatatgtaattttttttttcaattagtcCATAAATTCTTAAGTTAATTACTTGCTTTGACTCATTGAGTATAAGCGTGTGACTTCTGTGGTGCATTATATTTTGGTCCAAAATCTTATTCCTTTCCGCCATCAGGCCACCGGGCTGAATTACAGGCTTATTATATTATGTGAATTAATTTGCGTGAATTAGAAATTCTTAGTTCCTTAATTACCTTTGGCGTATCTAtcattttataagaaaaaaagtttaagaaataaatattataatgcatttatataaatactatagttatagaaataaaattataattaaaggaTTGCTTACTGCAAATGCAACAATAAGTTGAGTACAGAGAGCAgaatttatatctttttttttaatggaaagtATCTTCATTGCAAAGAGgaaaacatataaaataattgtgatgGGTATGAATCCATCCATACAACAATTTCGCATCTCTCTAAAGCTAACTTAGCTAAAGAATGGGCTAAAGCAATACAAGATCTATGAGCATAATGAATAGAAACATGTTCAAAATTCTTCTTTAAGTTCTATACTTCTGATATAACCCAGAAGATCTCGGATCTGCAGCCATGCCTGTTGTTCACCAGTTTAACTACCTCTTGAGAGTCTGATTCCACTACCAAGAACCTTAACCGAGCATGTTCTGCAATCTGAAATCCACCTTCCATTGCTTCTACCTCTGCAAACGATACTTCACCATGGAATTTAGAGGTCTTAATTGTTGCTGCAATCACATTCCCGGACTCATATCTAATGACAGCCCCTAGCCTTGAAATGTGCTTTTCTGAATTAGTGGCAGCATTAACATTAACTTTAAAGTAACCATTTGGTGGGGGGGTGTCCAGGCCTTTCGAATCACTGCTTGCTGGTTGCCAACGGATGCTGGTGCtgataattaagtttttttataagCCTCAATCGTAGCTTCAGCCTTGGCTACTAGCAGCTGAGGactctctctttttcctttaaacaAGCGGTTGTTTCTTGCATTCCACGTCACCCAAAAAATTGTAACCAGTAGGTCAATATCATCTTTGCtcgtccacatttataaatcAAGCAGCAAGCTCAACATATCTTGTGAGAGCAGAATTTATATCTAAAATGGAGAAACCGCTCCCTAAAACACAATGGTTGAGAGTAGATAATAAAAACTAACATCTTCTTTGgccttattatattttatattttatttgactcatGCTTCTTGAGAGCTTACATTAACCTAGCCACAGTTTctgaaattgttaaatcactGACCGCACGTATTTCTAATAATCGCATGTAAGTGACAAGAATCTAgtcactcttttattattatttttttttgggagccactttttaatagttttataaTACAAAGATTTATAAGTTAATGGAAGATTGTAGTATGCatttgtatgtatgtatgtatttccAATTATTATAGATATACTTATTGATAAGTATATCTattgtatgtatgtatgtatgtatgtatttccAATTATTATTCAACGAAACTCTTGACACATAGGATTGGCAGTATTAGCTTTTCTCTACGAACCGGATTAAATTGCTAAGTAATTTCATGGCATTAAAGGGCATGCAATTGCGGCATATTGTTAATATATATCTTTGCCACAATCTAGGGTCAGATATATACTTAAACgtagttgttgtttttttttttttttggatgctTCATAATTATGTCATTTTAATAACACTTCACAATTGACAATTCTTTGTCCCATATCACCAATCCACTTGGTAGCAATTTTGAATAAAGCATCCCACTACGTAAAGCCCACCAGGAGTAATGAATAAACAATATATCGGCCGTTGATTTCGCTCCAACAAATCCAACgattatacaaagaaaaagatggataaaattagggatggcaatggggaggggaggggaggggaccgatctatccgtacccatccccgatattttgtgtatgtccccgtccccttcccgtccccgtcagaattacttgagagaatccccatcTCCTCCccaaataataacaggggatccccgagggtccccgatccccgatccccgaataactaatacatttttttttcgattttgagttaatcatattaaaataaaaaattcaaataaaagtaaagttcaaaatatatcttacattaatatctattacaaaagtcacatacattaaattagtaagtaacgcaacatgcaagggatacaaacttcttttacaaactatcatgaataaattaatagtttaatacaaaattgttacaaataaaatcgaatttagattcaaaattaactttttcaatggtggcgtggacactttataaatgtggactattccctttacaacacaatagttaaatcggagcaaatcaaaagcaaatattagattagattagattagatattaaaattgtgattcgttgtgggtaattataacatctataaataaataaaaaatagatttaagtttaaaatatttaaagaatattaaaattaaaaaaaatgtttggctattagaatctactcggtctttttaatgtcttaaataaaaatttaggactttaattagttaattaggcctaaaagtttaataatataaatattttgatattttttatttttaccaatatttataattttataatttaaattttattatttatttactagtaattttaaaaaattaaaatggagaaatgggtaggggatggggattccacctcatcccggTCCCCTctctgaataaaaaattaggtatgaaattatccccatATCCTTTCCGAATGGAAAAAATCTCCAAAAATACCCGTTCCCGTAGAAacttttgccatccctagataAAATCTGGGGTACGGGACAAACGTAGGTGCAGCCTCGAATAAAtacctttgaaattttgatttagaaCATTGACTTAATAAGCGAAAATATACACATTAATTGTGAATGACTGAATCATTTATATCATTCTTTATTGTCCAAATGACATATTTTCGAAAATATGAATTACTAATTCAAAAAGCTAACGTGTTGCGTCCGATGTTAGATTAGTCTAGCCAATTAAAAGTTTGACCCGAACAACATCTTGtaagaaatttcaaataacTGTCACATGGACCTCATTAAATGTTTCTGCGACGCCAGATTGGACATGCGGTTGGATAAGCTCCCAAGTCTAACGTGTGTCGTATGAGACAAAGGTTCTGTTCCTGGTACAAGCATGTACCGTGTTAGCATGATGTTTAGTCACAGTCAGCATTGAAAAATCTTCTTGTCTTATAAATTGGAGAAGAGAAAGTCCTTGGTCGAgacaatttcaaatttaaatgcaTGGggccattaaattattatttctgttAAATTTTCTCTCAGAACTGAATGTGATCAAAATCTATTAGATCGAAGATGCGAGACGTTCAtcgttttgaaaattttcgataaaaaattaaggccAATTATCGATTCACACGCAGGCCAAGTTAATTTCCACATACGGATGATGTTGCCAAAGAGATGAGAGTGAGAGTGATAAAATATCCGACAACGGGAATGTGTTTAAATTTcggaaattaatatttcagataaaTTAAACTACAGAAAGAGCAAGACGTAAGCTTGCTTATTTGCCTCAACCACGAGCCATATCTAGAGCCGTCGTGATCTTTATTCTTCTCTATTCTGTAAAGATAGTCCCTATGCTCCCCCATGTACGCGAAGCTGCCACGCCAAAAATCAAACaccattaaaatgaaaaacatttatataaaCTCTAAAATCCAAATGAAATTTCACTTATTAAAATATCAGGCAactcatttttgtttcatataaTGACAATCGGGATAGTGTACTATTCCTAAAGCAGACGTCAATTTATAGTAAAAAAGTATGGCTAAACGACAATATTTTGATTAGCCTCGTAAATCTACTTCACTTGAGAAGCTTAAATATCTGCAAGAGAGAATGTGttttctattattaaaaattacatagtaatttttcaatttgaaaaacaaaacaaatgatGTAAATGATGCAAATTTATACAAACCTTCCCGAGAAAGTATCCAATTATCATCTTGGGAAATTTGCCAAGCAAAATAACCAAGAAGTCCGTTGTCTTTGGCATATTTAACCTTAGTGTTAACACTCTGCGTATCATCATATCCGATCCAAGTAGTCCCCTTGTAGCAATAATCCGAAACAACAGTGGCATTGAATACTTTCGTTGCATTCGTTGACATTATAAACTGCCTGATCTCCTTATATGACATCACCCCACCATTCACAAGTCCACTCGTTGGAGCCCAAAAGCCGTGATTATTAGCATTTGCAAGCTGCAACGAATGGCCAAAAAATGGAAACCCCAGCACTATTTTCTTGGGAGACAAGCCAGACTGGATCCAGGCTCTGATTCCTGAATCTCCACTAACTTGGCTCCTGTCAGGACTGAATAACGCAGCCGGCGGTCCGGTGATTCTTGAACCGGTTCGGTCATCATTATAAAAGAAGTCGTAAGCCATCACGTTGGTCCAATCCAAGCTGTTTGATATTGCGCTAGTAGGGTTAATCGCGCCAAAATAGTTTGCCGAGTAAGAAACCGCGGCGGTGAGGAGCAACGCTGGCTTCCCGGAGGATCTTGCCTCGGCGGCCACGGCTGAACGCCATTCAGTGAGAAGGGTTCCGAAGTCTGACATCTGTGCGTTGTCCGGGTACTCCCAGTCAATGTCGAGACCGTGGAAATTTAGAGACCTGGCGAGGTTGATAGAAGAGTCGATGAATGACTTGCGGGAAGCTGCCTGGCTGGCCATTGCTGCAAACGATTCTTTACTTGCATTTCCGCCGCCGATTGACAAGAGGGCTTTGACTGCAGGGTTTTTCTGCTGGACGGTTCTTGTGAAGGATGAGAATATGGCTTGGTTTTCGGATGAAACGGTTACCTGGAAGTTTTGAGAATCGAGATCAGCAAAAGCACAGAAAAGGTGAGTGAAAAGGATGGAATCGATGTCGGCCACGGGAAAATTGGAGCCGGAGAACCAGTAAGCTGCTTTGACAGCATTTTGCCCGGCAGAGGAGTGTAGCTGGAGGAGAAGGAGGGTGAAAGAAAGCAAAACAGGCAGGATTTTGGGTGCCATATCGAAAGAGAGTTGATAAATATTGCTGCTCTTTAATTGCGCTCGGAAGCACTTAATATACAAGTTTGCGGGTGTGTGAGGGTGTCAACTTTTCAAACTAAGAGATATACATAAAGGGAAATTAAAGTTTGATcgatctttattaattttttttttttcaaaagaagaaatttataacATCCTGGAATCGCAAATTGCGGTGATGACTAATTAGTATAAAATATGATCTATTTGATTGATTATCTATAAAAGACAAGTCGAATGAATTTTGCCATAGTTTTTAGGCAATCTTATTGATTGAAGGTCTGTTGGTGTCGTGTCGTAATGCAGTACCATGACATTACTTGACAGAATTAGATTTATCTGTTGGCACAAAATATAAGTATACGGATgcactacaattttttttttaatcatagtcgaaattaatttttaaacccattataattttaggtaatttaaaaattaccctgtCAGATTCTAGAGATCCAACATATGTATATACTGTTGTAGCTTTAATTGAGATGtacacataataaaattaaagaattagaAACTATAACTTAAGGCACCTAAGACTTTCTCCCCAACTAGACAATTAAAGTGcttttatccttttattttgatttttttcgcAAATTGATCTAATATGTTGAGAAATAATCAAACGGTTCAAGAACATTGtgcctaaaaaaaatttactttttgtaaattatggTTAATATCCTTCTCAACAGAAAGAGTTAATATTGTATCAATAGTTTGAATAAATTCCTTGCAAAGTCATTATCattaatcttataaaaaataaaaaatctgaatttgTAACTGAGCTGTCATGAATCAGTGGGAAAATAGAGATTACAGACCAGACCAGACC from Citrus sinensis cultivar Valencia sweet orange chromosome 9, DVS_A1.0, whole genome shotgun sequence carries:
- the LOC102631040 gene encoding class V chitinase-like, which codes for MAPKILPVLLSFTLLLLQLHSSAGQNAVKAAYWFSGSNFPVADIDSILFTHLFCAFADLDSQNFQVTVSSENQAIFSSFTRTVQQKNPAVKALLSIGGGNASKESFAAMASQAASRKSFIDSSINLARSLNFHGLDIDWEYPDNAQMSDFGTLLTEWRSAVAAEARSSGKPALLLTAAVSYSANYFGAINPTSAISNSLDWTNVMAYDFFYNDDRTGSRITGPPAALFSPDRSQVSGDSGIRAWIQSGLSPKKIVLGFPFFGHSLQLANANNHGFWAPTSGLVNGGVMSYKEIRQFIMSTNATKVFNATVVSDYCYKGTTWIGYDDTQSVNTKVKYAKDNGLLGYFAWQISQDDNWILSREASRTWGSIGTIFTE